From a region of the Salvelinus alpinus chromosome 2, SLU_Salpinus.1, whole genome shotgun sequence genome:
- the LOC139561828 gene encoding peroxisomal succinyl-coenzyme A thioesterase-like isoform X3, whose amino-acid sequence MHNEDGDLWEAFSHYNTDGRGVVNLTRDESVGGSYVGCEPMGLFWALQPAPGEREGLRLRKKNVETPYSVQLSLLEGHIPVPSSHGSNKEQRQRGEQELAAVTVERWYMAPGVRRIEIRQNGVVGTLFLPPGPGPFPAMMDLWGMGGGLIEYRSALFASRGFASLSLAYFGHKDIPGPLNTINVGDAYFKTAFQFLQDHPQVCGDRMGVMGLSFGVYLALRIATQIDVNPRCVIGVNGPIGSFNKLSDSDGMTESFEGDQKHWSYDEEGYVSFREVSMPNNIPPENKANVENLCCPLLYIVGEDDLSCAAIENADEIEKKIKDAGRSHLFTRLSYPGAGHLIEPPYTPNSRASMWTTQPKKLITLWGGHLVPHAAAQEDAWKRTLEFMERHLRGKEDK is encoded by the exons ATGCATAACGAGGACGGTGACCTATGGGAAGCGTTTTCTCACTACAACACAGATGGGAGGGGTGTCGTCAACT TGACCAGGGATGAGTCTGTAGGGGGCTCCTATGTGGGCTGTGAGCCCATGGGACTATTCTGGGCCCTGCAGCctgcacctggagagagagagggtctgaG GCTGCGGAAGAAAAACGTTGAGACTCCGTACTCTGTACAGTTGTCCTTATTAGAGGGTCACATTCCGGTTCCATCCAGTCATGGTTCCAACAAGGAGCAGcgacagagaggggaacaggagCTGGCTGCAGTGACTGTGGAACGCTGGTACATGGCACCAGGGGTCCGGAGAATAGAGATCCGGCAGAACGGAGTAGTGGGGACCTTGTTCTTACCCCCAG GTCCAGGTCCATTCCCAGCCATGATGGACCTGTGGGGTATGGGCGGGGGGCTGATAGAGTACCGCTCAGCCCTGTTTGCTTCCCGAGGCTTTGCCAGTCTCTCCCTGGCCTACTTTGGCCATAAAGACATCCCTGGTCCACTCAACACTATCAATGTGGGAGATGCCTACTTCAAG ACTGCGTTCCAGTTTCTCCAGGACCACCCCCAGGTGTGTGGGGACAGGATGGGGGTCATGGGCCTCTCGTTCGGGGTCTACCTGGCTCTGCGAATCGCCACTCAGATTGATGTCAAT CCCAGGTGTGTGATCGGAGTCAATGGTCCAATAGGAAGTTTCAACAAACTCTCGGACAGCGACGGCATGACAGAAAGCTTTGAAGG GGATCAGAAGCACTGGAGTTACGATGAAGAGGGCTACGTCAGTTTCAGAGAAGTGTCCATGCCCAACAACATTCCACCTGAGAACAAAGCAAAT GTTGAAAACCTGTGCTGCCCCCTACTGTACATTGTGGGTGAAGACGACTTGAGCTGTGCAGCTATTGAGAACGCAGATGAG ATTGAGAAGAAGATTAAAGATGCTGGTAGATCCCACCTGTTCACCCGCCTGTCATACCCCGGTGCTGGTCACCTGATTGAGCCGCCCTACACCCCCAACTCCCGAGCCTCCATGTGGACCACACAACCCAAGAAAC TTATCACTCTCTGGGGAGGGCACCTGGTACCCCATGCTGCCGCCCAAGAGGATGCCTGGAAGAGGACCCTGGAATTTATGGAACGCCATCTAAGGGGAAAGGAAGACAAATAG
- the LOC139561856 gene encoding protein SYS1 homolog isoform X2, whose product MGSHFRSYIWDPVLILSQIVLMQCIYYSFLGLWLAGVDSLVQTNRSLDQIFSYEVLGFATMQGRLSMMAFILNSLT is encoded by the exons ATGGGCAGTCATTTCCGCAGCTACATCTGGGACCCGGTCCTCATCTTGTCCCAGATTGTGTTGATGCAATGCATCTACTACAGCTTTCTGGGTCTGTGGTTGGCTGGAGTGGACAGTCTCGTACAAACCAACAGATCGCTGGACCAGATCTTCAGTTATGAG GTTCTTGGTTTTGCAACAATGCAGGGCAGACTCTCAATGATGGCATTCATCTTGAACTCGCTTACCT GA
- the LOC139561828 gene encoding peroxisomal succinyl-coenzyme A thioesterase-like isoform X2, which translates to MLRAHLCVSVLCRLSDKFVLQWVNIYRKIACVQPAVGQVRWKTCRPAPFLTAKPNRALIDEPITLEGRHLPPHSPITVCARMHNEDGDLWEAFSHYNTDGRGVVNLTRDESVGGSYVGCEPMGLFWALQPAPGEREGLRLRKKNVETPYSVQLSLLEGHIPVPSSHGSNKEQRQRGEQELAAVTVERWYMAPGVRRIEIRQNGVVGTLFLPPGPGPFPAMMDLWGMGGGLIEYRSALFASRGFASLSLAYFGHKDIPGPLNTINVGDAYFKTAFQFLQDHPQVCGDRMGVMGLSFGVYLALRIATQIDVNPRCVIGVNGPIGSFNKLSDSDGMTESFEGDQKHWSYDEEGYVSFREVSMPNNIPPENKANVENLCCPLLYIVGEDDLSCAAIENADEIEKKIKDAGRSHLFTRLSYPGAGHLIEPPYTPNSRASMWTTQPKKLITLWGGHLVPHAAAQEDAWKRTLEFMERHLRGKEDK; encoded by the exons ATGCTTAGAGCACACCTGTGTGTGTCGGTGCTATGTCGTCTCTCAGACAAGTTTGTGCTTCAATGGGTCAACATCTACAGGAAGATAGCATGTGTGCAACCTGCCGTGG GCCAAGTGAGATGGAAGACATGTAGACCAGCTCCCTTTTTGACAGCTAAACCCAACCGCGCCCTCATAGATGAGCCGATTACCCTAGAGGGACGTCACCTCCCCCCCCACTCACCTATTACGGTGTGTGCCCGCATGCATAACGAGGACGGTGACCTATGGGAAGCGTTTTCTCACTACAACACAGATGGGAGGGGTGTCGTCAACT TGACCAGGGATGAGTCTGTAGGGGGCTCCTATGTGGGCTGTGAGCCCATGGGACTATTCTGGGCCCTGCAGCctgcacctggagagagagagggtctgaG GCTGCGGAAGAAAAACGTTGAGACTCCGTACTCTGTACAGTTGTCCTTATTAGAGGGTCACATTCCGGTTCCATCCAGTCATGGTTCCAACAAGGAGCAGcgacagagaggggaacaggagCTGGCTGCAGTGACTGTGGAACGCTGGTACATGGCACCAGGGGTCCGGAGAATAGAGATCCGGCAGAACGGAGTAGTGGGGACCTTGTTCTTACCCCCAG GTCCAGGTCCATTCCCAGCCATGATGGACCTGTGGGGTATGGGCGGGGGGCTGATAGAGTACCGCTCAGCCCTGTTTGCTTCCCGAGGCTTTGCCAGTCTCTCCCTGGCCTACTTTGGCCATAAAGACATCCCTGGTCCACTCAACACTATCAATGTGGGAGATGCCTACTTCAAG ACTGCGTTCCAGTTTCTCCAGGACCACCCCCAGGTGTGTGGGGACAGGATGGGGGTCATGGGCCTCTCGTTCGGGGTCTACCTGGCTCTGCGAATCGCCACTCAGATTGATGTCAAT CCCAGGTGTGTGATCGGAGTCAATGGTCCAATAGGAAGTTTCAACAAACTCTCGGACAGCGACGGCATGACAGAAAGCTTTGAAGG GGATCAGAAGCACTGGAGTTACGATGAAGAGGGCTACGTCAGTTTCAGAGAAGTGTCCATGCCCAACAACATTCCACCTGAGAACAAAGCAAAT GTTGAAAACCTGTGCTGCCCCCTACTGTACATTGTGGGTGAAGACGACTTGAGCTGTGCAGCTATTGAGAACGCAGATGAG ATTGAGAAGAAGATTAAAGATGCTGGTAGATCCCACCTGTTCACCCGCCTGTCATACCCCGGTGCTGGTCACCTGATTGAGCCGCCCTACACCCCCAACTCCCGAGCCTCCATGTGGACCACACAACCCAAGAAAC TTATCACTCTCTGGGGAGGGCACCTGGTACCCCATGCTGCCGCCCAAGAGGATGCCTGGAAGAGGACCCTGGAATTTATGGAACGCCATCTAAGGGGAAAGGAAGACAAATAG
- the LOC139561828 gene encoding peroxisomal succinyl-coenzyme A thioesterase-like isoform X1: MKCFERLVMAHINTIIPETLDPLQFAYRPNRSTDDAISIALHTTLSHLEKRNTYVRMLFIDYSSAFNTVVPTKLITTLRTLRLNTSLCNWILDFLMGHPPGVKGQVRWKTCRPAPFLTAKPNRALIDEPITLEGRHLPPHSPITVCARMHNEDGDLWEAFSHYNTDGRGVVNLTRDESVGGSYVGCEPMGLFWALQPAPGEREGLRLRKKNVETPYSVQLSLLEGHIPVPSSHGSNKEQRQRGEQELAAVTVERWYMAPGVRRIEIRQNGVVGTLFLPPGPGPFPAMMDLWGMGGGLIEYRSALFASRGFASLSLAYFGHKDIPGPLNTINVGDAYFKTAFQFLQDHPQVCGDRMGVMGLSFGVYLALRIATQIDVNPRCVIGVNGPIGSFNKLSDSDGMTESFEGDQKHWSYDEEGYVSFREVSMPNNIPPENKANVENLCCPLLYIVGEDDLSCAAIENADEIEKKIKDAGRSHLFTRLSYPGAGHLIEPPYTPNSRASMWTTQPKKLITLWGGHLVPHAAAQEDAWKRTLEFMERHLRGKEDK; encoded by the exons atgaagtgctttgaaaggctggtcatggctcacatcaacaccatcatcccggaaaccctagacccactccaattcgcctaccgccccaacagatccacagacgatgcaatctcaatcgcactccacactaccctttctcacctggaaaaaaggaacacctatgtgagaatgctgttcattgactacagctcagcgttcaacaccgtagtgcccacaaagctcatcactacgcTAAGGACCCtcagactaaacacctccctctgcaactggatcctggacttcctgatgggccaccccccaggtgttaagg GCCAAGTGAGATGGAAGACATGTAGACCAGCTCCCTTTTTGACAGCTAAACCCAACCGCGCCCTCATAGATGAGCCGATTACCCTAGAGGGACGTCACCTCCCCCCCCACTCACCTATTACGGTGTGTGCCCGCATGCATAACGAGGACGGTGACCTATGGGAAGCGTTTTCTCACTACAACACAGATGGGAGGGGTGTCGTCAACT TGACCAGGGATGAGTCTGTAGGGGGCTCCTATGTGGGCTGTGAGCCCATGGGACTATTCTGGGCCCTGCAGCctgcacctggagagagagagggtctgaG GCTGCGGAAGAAAAACGTTGAGACTCCGTACTCTGTACAGTTGTCCTTATTAGAGGGTCACATTCCGGTTCCATCCAGTCATGGTTCCAACAAGGAGCAGcgacagagaggggaacaggagCTGGCTGCAGTGACTGTGGAACGCTGGTACATGGCACCAGGGGTCCGGAGAATAGAGATCCGGCAGAACGGAGTAGTGGGGACCTTGTTCTTACCCCCAG GTCCAGGTCCATTCCCAGCCATGATGGACCTGTGGGGTATGGGCGGGGGGCTGATAGAGTACCGCTCAGCCCTGTTTGCTTCCCGAGGCTTTGCCAGTCTCTCCCTGGCCTACTTTGGCCATAAAGACATCCCTGGTCCACTCAACACTATCAATGTGGGAGATGCCTACTTCAAG ACTGCGTTCCAGTTTCTCCAGGACCACCCCCAGGTGTGTGGGGACAGGATGGGGGTCATGGGCCTCTCGTTCGGGGTCTACCTGGCTCTGCGAATCGCCACTCAGATTGATGTCAAT CCCAGGTGTGTGATCGGAGTCAATGGTCCAATAGGAAGTTTCAACAAACTCTCGGACAGCGACGGCATGACAGAAAGCTTTGAAGG GGATCAGAAGCACTGGAGTTACGATGAAGAGGGCTACGTCAGTTTCAGAGAAGTGTCCATGCCCAACAACATTCCACCTGAGAACAAAGCAAAT GTTGAAAACCTGTGCTGCCCCCTACTGTACATTGTGGGTGAAGACGACTTGAGCTGTGCAGCTATTGAGAACGCAGATGAG ATTGAGAAGAAGATTAAAGATGCTGGTAGATCCCACCTGTTCACCCGCCTGTCATACCCCGGTGCTGGTCACCTGATTGAGCCGCCCTACACCCCCAACTCCCGAGCCTCCATGTGGACCACACAACCCAAGAAAC TTATCACTCTCTGGGGAGGGCACCTGGTACCCCATGCTGCCGCCCAAGAGGATGCCTGGAAGAGGACCCTGGAATTTATGGAACGCCATCTAAGGGGAAAGGAAGACAAATAG
- the LOC139561856 gene encoding protein SYS1 homolog isoform X1 → MGSHFRSYIWDPVLILSQIVLMQCIYYSFLGLWLAGVDSLVQTNRSLDQIFSYEVLGFATMQGRLSMMAFILNSLTCALGLWFFIRRGKQCLDFTVTVHFFHMIGCWIYNAHLPAALSWWLVNVACMALMAVIGEYLCMRTELRAIPVNSGPKSNL, encoded by the exons ATGGGCAGTCATTTCCGCAGCTACATCTGGGACCCGGTCCTCATCTTGTCCCAGATTGTGTTGATGCAATGCATCTACTACAGCTTTCTGGGTCTGTGGTTGGCTGGAGTGGACAGTCTCGTACAAACCAACAGATCGCTGGACCAGATCTTCAGTTATGAG GTTCTTGGTTTTGCAACAATGCAGGGCAGACTCTCAATGATGGCATTCATCTTGAACTCGCTTACCTG TGCCCTGGGCCTGTGGTTCTTCATCCGCCGAGGGAAGCAGTGTCTGGACTTCACCGTCACTGTGCACTTCTTCCACATGATAGGCTGTTGGATCTACAACGCCCACCTCCCGGCGGCCCTGTCCTGGTGGCTGGTCAACGTGGCCTGCATGGCTCTGATGGCCGTGATTGGAGAGTACCTGTGCATGCGGACTGAGCTCAGGGCCATCCCAGTCAACAGTGGACCTAAGTCTAACCTCTGA
- the LOC139561889 gene encoding protein S100-B-like, with the protein MSELESAMIAIIHVFHKYSGHKCKLKKAELKDLINNEMSHFIINIQEKETLDELFADLDQNGDLEIDFQEFIALIAMMTSTCHDLFSTDHRR; encoded by the exons ATGTCAGAGCTAGAGAGTGCCATGATCGCCATCATCCATGTGTTCCATAAATACTCGGGCCACAAGTGCAAGCTGAAGAAGGCAGAGCTCAAAGATCTTATCAATAACGAGATGAGTCACTTCATAATT AATATCCAAGAGAAAGAGACTCTGGATGAGCTGTTTGCAGACCTGGACCAGAACGGAGACCTGGAGATCGACTTCCAAGAGTTTATCGCTCTGATCGCCATGATGACGTCAACGTGCCATGATCTCTTCAGCACGGATCACCGCCGTTAG
- the LOC139561856 gene encoding protein SYS1 homolog isoform X3, whose protein sequence is MGSHFRSYIWDPVLILSQIVLMQCIYYSFLGLWLAGVDSLVQTNRSLDQIFSYEVLGFATMQGRLSMMAFILNSLT, encoded by the exons ATGGGCAGTCATTTCCGCAGCTACATCTGGGACCCGGTCCTCATCTTGTCCCAGATTGTGTTGATGCAATGCATCTACTACAGCTTTCTGGGTCTGTGGTTGGCTGGAGTGGACAGTCTCGTACAAACCAACAGATCGCTGGACCAGATCTTCAGTTATGAG GTTCTTGGTTTTGCAACAATGCAGGGCAGACTCTCAATGATGGCATTCATCTTGAACTCGCTTACCTG A